The segment ATCCGCAATGCGACAGAACCCGATAGGCGATGTCCTCCACCTCCTGCAACCAGGCGCGTGCGCCAGGGGCCTCGGCCAGTCCCCTGTCCTGCATACCGAGCCTGAACCAGCGTTGCGAAGGCGATGACACGCCCGACAACATTCCGGCTGCAAAGACATTGGCAGCCCGCCGTGCCGTGGAATCCACCAAATCCTCGCGCTGTTTGCGCGGATGCCCGGGACGTGCCGTAAAGCCTGAATAGGCCGGCCCCATGTATTGGGCTACTTCCTCCCAGATGGGGTCAAAGGCTTCGCGCCCTCTGAGTAGAGATTCGTGCCGTCGGATCACCTCGTCGGCGATGTCGCCAGGGCCCAAGGGCAGAGACATTTCCGTCATTTCAGCATGTGCAGTCATGATCTATCCCAGGGTTGATTTCCCCACGTTGGCGGTCCCGAGATCACCTTGGGCACCAGTGGCGACCGTGGCACGGGCCTGTTTTCTACGACGCTCTTCTTCCCTCTGACGTGCTGCCTCCAGCAACTCACGGGAGCCTTCATCCTCGGCCGGAGTTGGCGGGATTTCTACCGGTGCTGGAGCCGATGTCACCGAGGGCACGGATTTACCGATGCCTGATCCACCCATTTCAGACCTCCTCATGAGTCAGGATTGAAACAATGGCCCCGGTTGTCTCCCCCTCCAGCATGGTGACTGCATGAGGGATTCGGCCCAGAACCCTGAACCCGATGTCACGAACGAATCGGATGGCCAGAGGATTCGTCTCCGGTGTCAGGCCAATGAGGGTCTGCACCAGCGGCAAGCCTCCCTTGCGCTTGGCCCGCAGCAACCAGCCCGTGACATAGCGGCCAATGACCCGCGCCGTAGAACCATAGGCCCGGCGAAACACTACAAAGTGGATAAACGCTGCCCGGCCCGACCAACCATCCAGCCAGAACAAGGCTGCTGGTGTCCCACTGACAAACACCGCGTACAACAATCTCTGTGGAGCCTGTGCGAACCGGGCAAAATCCTCAGCCGTGTTCATGCTGCCGTCGTAGAACAAGGACCGCGCACTCCCTTCCCGCTCAAGTTGCTCCCACAAGGGGCACAACCCGTCAGTACCCAGGTTCCTTGCGTCCACGAGGGTCAATGTCATCAGGTCCATCAACTTCGCTCTCCCAGCCAGAGATCTTCGCCCCGGTCTGCAAAACGCTGCTGCGGTCGCGCACGGCGCACCGGTGCGGCAAAGGTCAGGGCCAGAGCATCGGCAATATCCGGTGATCTGAGACCCCGCTGGCGCATCCGTTCCTTGGGTTCAAGCACCAGGCGCCCCTGACTGTCATAGGAATATCCAGGGCCCGTGAGATCGGATTGCAGTGCATCCTCATCGGGCAGTGAGACGGGCAATTCCCCCGTCAGCCACTCGCGCAGCTCGCCCCACATCTCCGCACGCTTGTTTCGATAGCGTTCCTGACTGGCCGCCCGCCCGCCGAACTGCACGGCACTGACCCGAAGCCCGAAGCCCATTTCACGCAAGCGATCCACCACTCCCGCACCCAATCCTCCCGCATCCACAAACAATCGCTCCACTCGCGGGGTGTCGGATTCCAGCACACGCCGGCAAAGACCAGCCACCTCCATGGTGTCCTTGCCACTCCAACTCCTCAGCCCAAAAGCCCTACGGCCCTGGCGAAAGACCATGGCCGTACGATCGTCTCCAAACCGTGCCGGATCCACTCCGACAACGACCGGGCCGCTGCCCGGCTCCTCGGTCTTTCTGGCTCGCAGCACATCGGCAGCCTGAATGAACGAATCCTCCCCCGTATTCTGAAAGGCCTCGTCCGGGGTGCAGGGGTATTCCTGACGAAACAGCAACGGGTCACCCAACTCGCGGATCTTGAACCGACGCCACACAAGCTGCGGCGGTGTCAGGCCGAGAACCGCCATGAGATGGCGCTCCTCGTCGTCGGGCCTGAATTCATCTCCGACCTCGCTGCGATATTCCCGTTGCCAGAACCAAGGCAGAAATACGGCCTCATAGCCGGAGTCCCCGGCCTCGGCCGCCTGCCAGCCCGCATGGAAGAAGTTTCCCATCCCGTTGGCTGTGGACTCGAAGACCACTTCCGAGCCCGGGGCATCCGGAACGGTTTGCAGTACGCCTGCGACGTGCTCCCTTGCATTGGGCCAGAAGGCGACCTCGGAACCGTGGAAGTACTGAACGGTCATGGACCGACCCGCACTTCTGGACCCGGCAGTGCCCACCCTGTAGCCGCTTCCAAGCCGGGGAAACGCCAGCTCGCGCTCGTTGTCCTTCCCCGCCACGGGGCGGACAGCCACCGGGCAATTTCTGTAAAACCTCTTGGTCATGGCAAACAGGTTCCGGGAGGCCTCCATGTCGTGAGCCAGAATGAACGCGCGCATTCCTCGACCATGTGTCACTCGGTGGAAAAATCTCGCCCCCACATAGGTCGAGCAGCCCTGCTGACGGCCCTTGAGCACAAAGACACGAACTCTGCCCTTCTTCCTGCGCTGCTCCTTCATGGCCTGATGCAGGTGCAACTGCGCCCGGTTCAATACCAACCGGTCCAACCCACCAGACTTGCTACGAATGGACAAACAACGCTGGCTGTAATGGATGAAGTCATCCTTGAGCCGTTGCCTTATCTGCTTTTGCCTTTCGGTCATGCCAGTTCATCCAAGGCGTCTTCATGGACATTGACCTGATGCTCCACCCGCTCCGAGAACATGCCCAAGTTCTTGCCCAGCAGGGTCAGCCCCCGAATGGCTCCCGCAGTATCGAACTTCCACTCTCCTGCGGCCTGTCCCGATGAGGCTGGGGCCTGGGCGCTTTGCATGCAGCGCTCGACAACCTCCACCAGCCTCTGCACGACCCATTGTTCATCGGGCTCTCGAGCAGGGATTTCGCCCCTATTCATCGGCTCTGGAGCGTTTTCAACACGTGGTGCAAATATATTTTTGCCCTGTTCAGAGGCACCTGCTGCCCCCACGGACAACCATTGCTCCGGGTTGGCAACAATCAGACCCTTGATTTTGTGTTGCTTTGTCTCGATGTTAGCACTCATTGTTCGCTCACTGAAAACAAGGTTCCTTAATATCAGCATAATACATACAACAAATAACCGTTGATCTATGCACGAAAGGCTTCGATTTTCGGCACTGATTCCTTGCCACGAATAAGGAAAATGATTATGTTGAATTTACCTGGGACACAGGTGCAGCGGTCTGACCAAAGGGATGAACATAATGAATACGCGACGTCCCCGCCCACGGGGGAGCACGCAGGGGAGACCGCCCCATTAAAAAATAAGTGCGTTCAATGGTCTTGCCGCACACGGTGTCCCGGGTTTTTTATGGCCTCAACTCAATAGCTCATAGATCGCCCGCCCAAGCAGACCAAAACTCACCATCATCAGCCCATAGACGACCCGCTCCAAATTCCTGAGTTTTTCCGAGTGAGTATGACAGCGCCTGGTTCGTCTCAGATCGGCAACATCTTCCATGATGGCCTTGACCCGCTCGTCTATGCGCGCCAGCAGCAGTCTGGCATCCTGATCCGTGGTCATTTGGCACCCATGTGCAGGCGCACCGCACCCTTGTCAAAAGCCGAACGCCCCAGAAAATAGTACCCGTAGATGCCCCATCCCAAACCGGTCAGAGCCTCCAGCTTGTCCACGGCAATCTTCGTATCCAATGAAGCGGCAACAATGGCCACGGTAACGATCAGCAGGCACAACGGTCTGACATTTTTCGACAACCACGAATCAGAGGCCATGTCCGCCTCATGCCGCCGACCCAACTCGCGCTCAAAGTCCCGCTCGGCCTCAAGCTGTTTTTCCTGCCAGGCCAGCAGGCGCTCTTTCTCGGCTGACTCCAGTTCCTTCAAACGCAGCAGATTTTCCGGGTTGCCCAGCGCCCGAACCACACGATCCGGCTCCGGCTCCACACCCAGAAACGATGCGGCCAAGGCACCAGCTGCGCCAACCACCGCTCCTGCCGGACCGCCAAGAATCCCAGCCAAGACCGGTGCGGCACCGGCAACGAGATTCCCCACATCCTTCCATTCAGCCACATCGTCCTCCTGAGCACCTGCTGCGTCTATTGCTGCTACCTTCTGGGGGTATCATCAATTGTTCCCTGGTCCGAAACACATGCCCACACGTGTGGCACGCCCGAATACGATGCGTCTCTTCCCCTCGTTGCAATGTCCTGATGACCTGTGTCCGTGCCGCACATTTCACACAGCGCAAATCCGCCTCCACAGCTGATCAATCACTCTGAAGTGTTAATAGCGCTCCAGAATTGTCAGATGAAAGCCATCCACTCCGCTCAGATTTTCCATGAACAGATTGAAGGCGTTGCGGCTCCCAAGGACTCCGCGCTCTTGCCCCAGCATCCCGTAGGACGTTCCCAGCAAGACGCACCCTCGGGTATCCTCAACAGTGTTCCCGGAATGGAACAGTACACGGGTCCGTCCCGGCACATCCTGCACCTGAAAAGTGTTTCCGAACCGTGGAGAATCCACCCGTGCACAGAGATACTGCTGTGCAGGAATGCTGGAAACATCC is part of the Desulfovibrio ferrophilus genome and harbors:
- a CDS encoding DUF5675 family protein → MPIVELIRLEEAPLGSFGVLRMNKEVVCVTLEPPDKLNAQDVSSIPAQQYLCARVDSPRFGNTFQVQDVPGRTRVLFHSGNTVEDTRGCVLLGTSYGMLGQERGVLGSRNAFNLFMENLSGVDGFHLTILERY